The window TCTGACAATGTGGGGTGTGGATGGATGGCTTTTGAGACCTCCCAAGGGGTTGCATCTAATACCATCGCCAGCCCTGCCTCTGAGATCAAATCAGTGACATGTGGACCAATCATATGAACACCTAAAATATCATTCGTATCTTGTTCTGCAATGATTTTTACAAACCCATCAGATTCCCCAAAAACTAGTGCCTTTCCAATTGCTCTAAACGAAAACTTGCCAATCTTTATTTGATGTCCCTTGCTGTTTGCTTCGTCCTCGGTAAGTCCAACACTGGCTACCTCAGGCTTACTGTAGATACATTTTGGCACTAGATTGTATGCAAGCGGAGTAGGAGTTAGTCCAGCAATATGCTCAACCGCAATAACCCCTTCAGCAGAAGCTACATGAGCCAATTGGAGCCCGCCTATCACATCACCAATCGCATAAATATGAGATTCCTTCGTTTGGAAAAATTGATTCGTAGCTATATAACCTTTATCAATTTGAATCTCGGTATTTTCTATTCCTATTCCTTCTACGTTAGCAAGACGTCCTACCGATACAAGGAGCTTTTCGGCTGAGAATTGTCTAATCTCGCCTTTTACTTCAGCGCTAACAGAAACGCCATTATCCTTTTGTAAACTTTCAGAAAGAACCTTTGCTCCCGTTACAATTTTAATACCTTTTTTCTTCATTAAACGTTGCATTTCTTTTGATATCTCTTTATCTTCGGTCGGTATAATTTGATCGGCAAACTCAATTACAGTCACAAGAACGCCAAAATCTGAGAGCATCGAGGCCCACTCAATCCCAATAACCCCACCTCCGACAATCAAGATTGTTTTTGGTAATGTTACCATCGCTAAAGCTTCATCTGAAGATAATACAAAAGTTCCATCCACTTCTAAACCAGGAAGCAAACGAGGTCTTGAACCTGTAGCAATTAAAACATTTTTGGGAATGAGCATTTCATTTTCTTGCCCGTTATTCATTTCAACGGAAATCGTGCCAGGCATCGGGGAAAAAATTGAGGGACCAAGGATCCGCCCGAGCCCTTCATATACATCGATTTTCCCTTGTTTCATAAGATGCTGTACACCTTTATGAAGACCAGCAACAATATTATTTTTTCTTTCTTGTACCTTTGAAAAATCAAAAGTGATATCGTTAGCAAAAACTCCAAAATCGGCACTTCTTTTCATGGTGGCAAAAACCTCAGCACTCCTCAATAGTGCTTTACTAGGAATACATCCAGAATGTAAACACGTTCCACCCAACTTCGCTTTTTCAACGATGGCTGTTTTTAACCCGAGTTGGGAAGCACGAATTGCTGCTACGTACCCACCTGTCCCACCACCAAGGATGACCAAATCATATTCTTGAGCCACTTTTGGTTTCCTCCTCTATCTATAATGCAAGTTACTTTTCATTAATTCGCCTGGATAATCCTTCGCTTCCTCTTCACCACGTAAAATACGTAAAGCACCTTCAGCCAAAGACTGGAGTTCATTTTCACCTGGTTCTACAATCACATCAGCAATCCAGTTTATTTTCTCGGTAATTTCTGCGACAAAGCCTTTTCCGTAGGCAAGATCGCCTGTAAGGATAATGGCGTCAACCTTACCTGCTAACACTACACTAGCTGCACCAATTTCCTTCGCAACTTGATAAGCCATGGCCGAATAAATTAATTTAGCCTTTTCATTACCATTTTTAATCATTCTTTCAACCTTTAATGTATCATTTGTTCCTAAGTAACCAACTAATCCACCGGCACCAACAAGTTTTTTCATCATTACCTCAAGATCATATTCACCTGAAAAACATAAGGTGATCAAATCACCAACAGGTACTGTTCCGGCACGCTCTGGGCTAAATGGCCCCTCACCATGAAGGCCATTATTGACATCGATTACCTTTCCAAGCTTGTGAGCTCCGACAGTGATTCCTCCACCCATATGGATGACTATGAAATTTAGGTCCTCGTACTTTTTGTTGAACTGCTTTGCAATTCTTCTGGCAACTGCCTTTTGATTTAATGCATGGAAAATACTTTTCCTTTCCACAAGTGGAAGGCCAGAAATCCTAGCAATTGGCTCGAGTTCATCAACAACAACAGGGTCTACAATAAAAGATGGAATATTTAGCCCAGAAGCAATTTCGAACGCAAGTATTCCTCCTAAATTGGAAGCATGCTGCCCGGCAAAGCCAGTCTTCAAGTCTTCAAGCATCAAGGAATTGACAGCATAAGTTCCCCCAGTTATCGGGCGAAGTAATCCCCCTCGTCCGCAAACGGCATGTATTTTTGAAATATTTATTCCCTCATATTCTAATGTTTCCAGGATGGTTTGTTTTCGAAACTCATATTGTTCAGAGATTCCTAGACAGGATTGGATCATGTCGACGTCATGACGAATTGCTTTTTCAAACAAAGGAATTTCATTATCAAAAATACCTATTTTGGTCAATGTTGAACCTGGGTTAATCACAAGAATTCGGTATTCGGGTGTCATAGGTACCTCCAAAAAAGAAGAAAAGTCCTGATCTATTTTCCTTAACGACGGCTTAAAATATGGTGCCCATTCAACAAAAATTGGCTGCGGGAATTTCTTATCCTGGCAATTCGTTCTTCTGCTAATCGGTCAGCTGCCAAATAGGTTGGAATTTGATCCCGCTTTGATATTTCAATTACTTTATTAATTGTTTGGTAAATGCCTTCGACCTTTTTCAAGGCTCGCTCTCGATTATATCCGTATAATTCATCTGCAACATTGATAACTCCACCAGCGTTAATTACGTAATCAGGTGCATAGACAATGCCTAATTCATGAATCATATCACCGTGTTTTGTTTCTTTTAATTGGTTATTCGCTGACCCTGCAATCACTTTTGCTTTTAGCCGTGGAATAGTTTCGTCATTAATGACTGCTCCTAGCGCACAGGGAGCATAAATATCACAAACCACCCCATATATTTCGTCTGGTTCTACCGCTTTTGCCCCAAATTCATCAATCGCTCTTTGGACAGACTCTTTATGAATATCGGTAACAATTAATTCAGCACCTTCTCCACGTAAGTGTTTGCACAAGTTTATTGCTACATTACCAACACCTTGAATTGCAACAACTTTACCTTCTAATGAATCAGTGCCAAATGCTTCTTTTGCGGCTGCCTTCATCCCTCGATAAACACCGTACGCAGTAGCTGGTGATGGATTTCCCGAAGAACCAAAGGCGGGAGAAATCCCAGTGACAAAATCTGTTTCTTCGTGAATTAGATCCATGTCTGCAACTGTTGTACCAACATCTTCTGCAGTAATATACCGGCCGTTTAAGCCTTGAATATAGCGGCCAAAAGCACGAAACATTTCCTCATTTTTATCGCGGCGAGGATCACCTATAATTACAGTTTTTCCACCGCCCAAATTTAGCCCAGCAGCAGCGTTCTTATAGGTCATTCCTCTTGCTAATCTGAGGGCATCTTCAATTGCATCGTCCTCCGATGAGTATGTCCACATCCTTGTGCCGCCTAAAGCAGGCCCTAAAGTTGTATCATGTATGGCAATAATCGCCTTTAATCCAGATTGTTTATCCTGACAAAATACTAATTGCTCATAATCGTATATTTCCAAATTCTCAAAGATTCCCATCTAAAAATCCTCCCTATCAAGATGCTTCATTACTTGTTGAACACAGTGCAAGAGCTAGGGAATAAAATAGAATGCACTTCTTAAATATACTTGCAATAATTGTGCCAAATTAAAAACACTCATCTGCTAAGATTTTCACTATCAAATCCCTGCAAAAAATTGCAAAACCTGAAAAATACTGCATGCAAAATTATTCAAGACCGTATTTCTCGAGCTTATAATATAAATTCCGAACGGATACGGCCAACGCTTTTGCCGTTTTCGTTTTATTACCACCATGTTCCCTTAACATCTGCCTAATAATTGATTCCTCATACCGCTCCATTATCAACGATAAGGACTGGGAGTCACCAAAATTTGATGTTTTATTATCGGCTATTTTATGATGAGTGACAGCCTTTAAATCGGGTAAATGGGACTCATCAATAATCGTTTCATAATTTTTCATAAATATAATGGCTCTGCCTAAGATATTTTCAAGTTCTCTTACATTTCCAGGCCAGTCATAGTTAATTAGTCTATCTATGGATAGATTAGAAACACCTTCAACATTCCGTCCATAGTCTTGATTAATTTTTTGAATAAGTCTGCTACATAAAGCAGGAATATCCTCAATCCTTCTCCGTAAAGGGGGGATTTGAATGGGCATCCTATTCAAACGGTAGTATAAGTCTTCCCTAAAAGTGCCTTGGGCAATGCCTTTTTCCAAATTAACGTTCGTAGCGGCGATGATTCGAACATTGATAGAAATTGGTTTTGTACCCCCTACCCTAACAATTTCACGTTCTTGTAATACCCTCAATAACTTAGCTTGTGTGCTGGCAGTCAATTCACCGATCTCATCTAATAAAATACTTCCATTGTTCGCTTCCTCAAATAAGCCACGTTTCCCGCCACGTTTTGCTCCTGAAAAGGCTCCTTCTTCGTATCCAAACAATTCACTTTCCAACAATGACTCCGTTAAAGCCGCACAATTTACTCGAACAAATTTATTGTATTTTCGATCACTTGCATTATGTATCGCATGGGCAAACAACTCTTTTCCCGTTCCCGATTCACCCCTAAGTAAAATGGTAGCAGGAGTTTTCGCAGCTAATTTAGCCTGTTCAATGGCAATGTTCATCTCTTCAGATTCACCAATGATATCCTCAAAAGTATATTTTGCTTCTAGTGTTCGAATAATTTGCCGGGCTCGAGTTAGCTCAGTAGTTAGGCTTTGGATTTCAGAAACATCATGGATGACGCCGACACTTCCTTTTAAAATTCCATCAACAATGATTGGAGCAACATTTACGATGACTTCTCGTTTATTTGGGCCAACCCGCATCGGAACACCTCGAACTGGTCTTCTTGTTTGAAGCACCTTCATATGCATGCTATCGCCTTCGGAAATATCTGCCGTCGCAGGTTGACCAATCACTTGCTGCTCTGTTAAACCAGTAATTCTTGTATAGGCTGGATTAATGATTAAGCCTCTTCCCGTTTCATCGACCACTGATATCGCATCATCACTTGATTGAATAATGGCCCCAAGCATGGTTTGGATTTCCTTAAGGTTGGTAATTTCTTCAGCTAAGCTAAGGATTTCAGAAATATCTTTAAAAACACAAAAAGCACCCATTAAATATCCACTTTCATTAATCATCGGAATTCGAGTGGTAATGATTTTCAGTCCATTTTCTAACAGCAGTTCTTGATTTGCTTCCAATCTCCGGGTTTCTAAGACAAACGGAAGCTTACTATTTGGAATGATCTCAAGGATATGGTTGCCAATTGCCCGACTCTTACTTATTCCTGTTATTTTTTCTGCACTCTTATTAAACAGGATAATACGCGAATGATTATTAATGACAATCATACCTTCATCAGCAGAATCAAAAATTAAATCATGCTCATAGGTTTGGTTTTGAAGCTTTGAAATAAGTTTTTCCTTTTCCTCCATCAACAACGCGAAAAGGAAGGCGACACTTCCAGGAATCAAAAGCGTCTTTTTTCCAGCTGATCTCCTTAACGTTTCAAAAATCATAGGATCACCGGTCACTTCAATGACTATATCAATTCCTTCATTGATAAAAGGACGCCAATCTGTTCCAATCTGAATTCCTTCTTCAAACGCCAATTTTACCCCTGGGGCAGTTTTGCTTTTATCAATAACCACCTTTATGTCAAATGCTGCCGTTTCCTTGAGAATTTTGAAAATAGCTGTGCCACCTTTTCCAGCACCAACAATCATGACCGTTTGCACTTATATCCCCTCACGTTTCAGCAAAATTTTTCATACATTTTTTTAAATACCCTGCAGTATATTTCACAGCCTCCCTCTCATCTTAAAAGGATTCGTTTACCTTGACAAATATTAAATATGAATTATGATTTTCGTAAGATTATTTCTGAAGGGAACTTAGTATATGGATCGAATTATTGCGTTGGTAATCATGTTAATCCCCGGATTTATGGCTGCTTTAGGAATCAAGTTAATGCGTGATATGGTGTTTGGCATTTTACAACAACCCATTCCAACTTTATGGTTACAGTTTATTATCGGGTTATTATCATTTTTATTGGGGTTAGGTTTTATTGCCGGATTTATTTTGCATAAGGATCGCAAGGGGAATAAAGTACAAACACGATTTCAAAAAAAAGAAAGACCATAGTGGTCTTTCTAGGCTGTCGTAAACTCTCGACAGCCTATTATTTCGCCTAAAAAATTTAGCAGTGAACCGCGTTAATTTTTTATAATAATTAGGCAGTTCAACAGGTCTGTTGATTTCCGTTCCAGACGCTTCGCTTTCCGCGGGGCGGGCGGTGAGCCTCCTCGGCGCTTTAGCGCCTGCGGGGTCTCACCTGTCCCGCTGCTCCCGCAGGAGTCTTCGCGCCTTCCACTCCAATCAACTTCTTTCTTAACGGTTTTCTTTCCAAAAACCTATTAAAAAAACAACGATCTTTTAGAAAAGAGCCTTCTTTTTTATTGGTACTCTTTTCTGAGGTTAACAGCTTTAAGAGGATCATCTGTTATGACCGCACTGCAACCTAGTGCAAACAAACGCTTTAAAGCAGGATCCTTGTTCACAGTGTACGGTCGAACAGCTATCCCGTTAGCGATAGATTGTTTGAAAATATCTTCTAAGCCTCGGAAATATTTTGGATGAATTCCCCGTGCTTGAATCGATTGTGCATATATCCACGGCATATAAAGGGACTCGGATAATAAAGGTGCTGTTTCTATCTCAGGTGCAAGTCGATAGCTATAAACAATACTGTAGTGATTGAAGGAAGAAATAATGATTCGATCGCTTAATCGGTACCTTCTAATAAGATCGATCACCTTTTCCTCCATGCCAATATAAGGTATGATGCCATTTTTCAATTCAATATTACAGTGTAGATTATTAGAAGTCATCCATTCAAATACCTCTTGAAGTGTAGGAATCGTTGTTTTTTGAAACCACTTTTTAAATTTGTGTCCCGCATTGTATTTCTTCAATTCGTTATAGGTTAAATCCTTAACATATCCTGTTCCATCAGTTGTTCGGTCAATTTTTTCATCATGGATCACAACCAATTCTCCATCCTTGGTCATTTGAACGTCCAATTCCACCCCATCTGCTCCTGCCTTTTCAGCTTCAACAAATGCCTTCAACGTATTTTCTGGGTTTAACGCCGAATAACCGCGGTGTGCAAAAATCAAAGTCATAAAGGTCTCTCCCTCCAAAAGAAAAATAAACAATTAAGGGGTTAGACTCCACAATACAATATCTGAAACCCAATAAAACAATAGGTAACTAAATATTGATAATTGTTGGAAGTCTAACCCCTTATTCCAAAATTATGATGCTTTATGCTCTAATCTTAGTTTATCTGCAACCATCGCGATAAATTCCGAATTTGTTGGTTTTGCTTTTGTCATGCTGACGGTGTAGCCAAACAGAGAAGAAATTGAATCGATATTGCCCCGACTCCACGCTACTTCGATTGCGTGGCGGATTGCCCGTTCAACTCGGCTTGCGGTTGTATTAAATTTCTTTGCAATATCAGGGTATAGAACTTTTGTAATCGATCCAAGCAGTTCAATGTCATTATAGACCATAGAAATTGCCTCTCTCAAATACATATAACCCTTAATATGTGCTGGTACGCCAATTTCGTGAATAATGCTCGTGATACATGCATCTAAATTTTTAGGCTTTTGCTCTGATTGAGCTGGACGATACGGGGACTGCGCTGACTTTCTCATACCAGTATTGGTTTGGCCACTAACCTGACGAATGTGGTTAGCTAAATTTTCCATATCAAATGGTTTAAGAATAAAATACGATGCACCCAATTCAACTGCTTTCTTCGTAACATCTTCCTGTCCGAACGCAGTTAGCATTATTACATTTGGAAAGTTACTTCTTTTCGTTTCACGAAGTTTTTCCAATACAGCAAGACCATCTAAATGTGGCATAATAATATCTAAAACAAGAACATCTGGAGTGGTGTCTTCTAAAATATCGAGACATTCTTGACCGTTATGAGCAACTCCGACAATTTCCATATCATCCAAGGATGAAATGTATTCCTCTAATAATCCAACTAATTCTCTATTGTCATCAACAACGCACACTTTTATTTTTTTCACTAATCGTTTCCTCCTCAGTCCCTTTGTTTTCTTCTTATACCTATCCCTGTGTTCTATACTAATTGAGAAATTCGACAATGCAACTGAAAATCCTTTTGTTTTATTTAAAATTTTCTAAAAAATCTATCATATCTGATTTATTCTCGCTTATTCTAACCGTTTCGACTAGTTTCGGCAGTTGTCATACTAAATAGCTTTGGTTTTGTCGAAAAATATTTAAGGCAACTTTATCAAGTATAATTTTACCATAAAA of the Bacillus sp. 1NLA3E genome contains:
- a CDS encoding glycerophosphodiester phosphodiesterase — protein: MTLIFAHRGYSALNPENTLKAFVEAEKAGADGVELDVQMTKDGELVVIHDEKIDRTTDGTGYVKDLTYNELKKYNAGHKFKKWFQKTTIPTLQEVFEWMTSNNLHCNIELKNGIIPYIGMEEKVIDLIRRYRLSDRIIISSFNHYSIVYSYRLAPEIETAPLLSESLYMPWIYAQSIQARGIHPKYFRGLEDIFKQSIANGIAVRPYTVNKDPALKRLFALGCSAVITDDPLKAVNLRKEYQ
- a CDS encoding DUF2627 domain-containing protein yields the protein MDRIIALVIMLIPGFMAALGIKLMRDMVFGILQQPIPTLWLQFIIGLLSFLLGLGFIAGFILHKDRKGNKVQTRFQKKERP
- the spo0A gene encoding sporulation transcription factor Spo0A — translated: MKKIKVCVVDDNRELVGLLEEYISSLDDMEIVGVAHNGQECLDILEDTTPDVLVLDIIMPHLDGLAVLEKLRETKRSNFPNVIMLTAFGQEDVTKKAVELGASYFILKPFDMENLANHIRQVSGQTNTGMRKSAQSPYRPAQSEQKPKNLDACITSIIHEIGVPAHIKGYMYLREAISMVYNDIELLGSITKVLYPDIAKKFNTTASRVERAIRHAIEVAWSRGNIDSISSLFGYTVSMTKAKPTNSEFIAMVADKLRLEHKAS
- the buk gene encoding butyrate kinase gives rise to the protein MTPEYRILVINPGSTLTKIGIFDNEIPLFEKAIRHDVDMIQSCLGISEQYEFRKQTILETLEYEGINISKIHAVCGRGGLLRPITGGTYAVNSLMLEDLKTGFAGQHASNLGGILAFEIASGLNIPSFIVDPVVVDELEPIARISGLPLVERKSIFHALNQKAVARRIAKQFNKKYEDLNFIVIHMGGGITVGAHKLGKVIDVNNGLHGEGPFSPERAGTVPVGDLITLCFSGEYDLEVMMKKLVGAGGLVGYLGTNDTLKVERMIKNGNEKAKLIYSAMAYQVAKEIGAASVVLAGKVDAIILTGDLAYGKGFVAEITEKINWIADVIVEPGENELQSLAEGALRILRGEEEAKDYPGELMKSNLHYR
- the lpdA gene encoding dihydrolipoyl dehydrogenase encodes the protein MAQEYDLVILGGGTGGYVAAIRASQLGLKTAIVEKAKLGGTCLHSGCIPSKALLRSAEVFATMKRSADFGVFANDITFDFSKVQERKNNIVAGLHKGVQHLMKQGKIDVYEGLGRILGPSIFSPMPGTISVEMNNGQENEMLIPKNVLIATGSRPRLLPGLEVDGTFVLSSDEALAMVTLPKTILIVGGGVIGIEWASMLSDFGVLVTVIEFADQIIPTEDKEISKEMQRLMKKKGIKIVTGAKVLSESLQKDNGVSVSAEVKGEIRQFSAEKLLVSVGRLANVEGIGIENTEIQIDKGYIATNQFFQTKESHIYAIGDVIGGLQLAHVASAEGVIAVEHIAGLTPTPLAYNLVPKCIYSKPEVASVGLTEDEANSKGHQIKIGKFSFRAIGKALVFGESDGFVKIIAEQDTNDILGVHMIGPHVTDLISEAGLAMVLDATPWEVSKAIHPHPTLSEAISEAALAVDGKAIHS
- a CDS encoding sigma-54 interaction domain-containing protein, which produces MQTVMIVGAGKGGTAIFKILKETAAFDIKVVIDKSKTAPGVKLAFEEGIQIGTDWRPFINEGIDIVIEVTGDPMIFETLRRSAGKKTLLIPGSVAFLFALLMEEKEKLISKLQNQTYEHDLIFDSADEGMIVINNHSRIILFNKSAEKITGISKSRAIGNHILEIIPNSKLPFVLETRRLEANQELLLENGLKIITTRIPMINESGYLMGAFCVFKDISEILSLAEEITNLKEIQTMLGAIIQSSDDAISVVDETGRGLIINPAYTRITGLTEQQVIGQPATADISEGDSMHMKVLQTRRPVRGVPMRVGPNKREVIVNVAPIIVDGILKGSVGVIHDVSEIQSLTTELTRARQIIRTLEAKYTFEDIIGESEEMNIAIEQAKLAAKTPATILLRGESGTGKELFAHAIHNASDRKYNKFVRVNCAALTESLLESELFGYEEGAFSGAKRGGKRGLFEEANNGSILLDEIGELTASTQAKLLRVLQEREIVRVGGTKPISINVRIIAATNVNLEKGIAQGTFREDLYYRLNRMPIQIPPLRRRIEDIPALCSRLIQKINQDYGRNVEGVSNLSIDRLINYDWPGNVRELENILGRAIIFMKNYETIIDESHLPDLKAVTHHKIADNKTSNFGDSQSLSLIMERYEESIIRQMLREHGGNKTKTAKALAVSVRNLYYKLEKYGLE
- the bcd gene encoding branched-chain amino acid dehydrogenase, producing MGIFENLEIYDYEQLVFCQDKQSGLKAIIAIHDTTLGPALGGTRMWTYSSEDDAIEDALRLARGMTYKNAAAGLNLGGGKTVIIGDPRRDKNEEMFRAFGRYIQGLNGRYITAEDVGTTVADMDLIHEETDFVTGISPAFGSSGNPSPATAYGVYRGMKAAAKEAFGTDSLEGKVVAIQGVGNVAINLCKHLRGEGAELIVTDIHKESVQRAIDEFGAKAVEPDEIYGVVCDIYAPCALGAVINDETIPRLKAKVIAGSANNQLKETKHGDMIHELGIVYAPDYVINAGGVINVADELYGYNRERALKKVEGIYQTINKVIEISKRDQIPTYLAADRLAEERIARIRNSRSQFLLNGHHILSRR